TACTTTAAGAAATTTCATATCTGCAGCGCATACAGATCTTGGTTGCAATCCAAGATGGGTGACGCTGGTGAAATTCAGCTGCAAATCGCAGGTCCCTTTCTCTCTGTTTTTATTACTAGATACTGCAATTAATTAAGCGAGACAGCAATATCGAACAGCTGAAATGATGAGGCGGACATGCAGGTATCCGAGGCCAAGAAGCTGGTGGAGACGATCATGGACAGAGAGCAGAGAACGGTGGCGCATGTCCTGCAACTGAGGCGCCGCGGCCACCGCTATCGAAACGGCTGGCGTGGTGGGCGGTGGTCCTTATCAACATCGTGTTCATCCTCGGCGGGCAGGGCGTGGCCACGCTCCTTGGCAGGATTTACTACGACCAGGGTGGCAACAGCCTGTGGATGCAGACGGTGGTGCAGTCCTGCGGCACGCCGCTCGCCATCCCGCTGCTCCTCTACTTCCGGTTCCGGACCAGGCCGTCCTCCTCCGTGGCGGCCGCGGCTAATCGGCCACCGCTCGTCAAGATCGCCGCCATCTACGCCGGCCTGGGCGTCCTCCTCGCCGGCGACAACCTGATGTACTCGTACGGCCTCCTGTACCTGCCGATGTCAACCTACTCGATCATCTGCGCGAGCCAGGTCTCGTTCAACGCCGTCTTCGCGTACTTCCTGAACAAGGAGAAGTTCCGGGCGCTCGTCCTCAACTCCGTCGTGCTGCTCACCTTCTCGGCCGCGCTCGTCGGCGTGAACCACGGCTCGGACGAGACCGGCAGCAGCATCCCGAAGGGGAAGTTCCCGGCGGGGTTCGCGCTGACGCTGTCGGCGTCGGCGCTCTTCTCCCTGATCCTGTCCCTGACGCAGCTGACCTTCGATGAGGTGCTCAAGAGCGACACGCTCCGCACCGTGCTGGAGATGCAATTCTGGAGCAACACCGCCGCGGCGTGCGTGTCCGTGGCCGGGCTGTTCGCCTCCGGGGAGTGGCGCACCATCGCCGGAGAGATGGAGGCGTACAAGAAGGGGGAGCTGGCGTACGCGATGACGCTGGCGTGGACGGCCGTATCGTGGCAGCTGTGCACGATGGGCCTCATGGGGCTGGTCGCGGCGGTGTCATCGCTGTTCACCAACGTGATCAGCTCGGTGGGCACGCCGCTGTCTCCGGTCATCGCGGTGATCTTCCTCGGCGACCGGATAGACGGGGTGAAGCTGATGGCCATGCTCATAGGAGTGTGGGGGCTCCTGTCCTACGTTTATCAGCACTACCTCGACGACCGTGCCAAGGCTAAGAAGATAGCCGAGAAATCTGACGAACAAAACCAAGCTGCAAAAATCTCCGCAGAATAGTGCTTGTTCTTTTTTTCTCTGACACTATCACTATCACACCACAAAACTACTACTTAATCGCTGTATGCAAGTTCCTGTCGATGCCATTGGAAAATGCTGAAAGTTTAGTTCGGTTCTTTGTCGACAGAAGTACAGTAGGAGTAGTTCACTACTTCACTACCTGCCAAactattttaattttgaccaaatttatataaaactATTAATATCTATTATACCATAATCTAGGTTTATTTTATTATGTCATAAATATTTATACTCTCTTATATAAATTTATTAATCAATAGTTTCACTAAGAATAGAACTAAAATTACATTCTTTTTATAGGATGAATTAATGTAGTAGCAGTTCAAACCTGGATAAGTTGATTTGACCCTCCGATTGTGAGATGGCGAATATTTGAGTACttttctatatctatacctaataataaatagGCAAAATTTCTTGCGCAAAATTTTTCGTCCAACTAAGACTGACTCGGTTACGGTTTACGTTTTCCATTTTCATGTGCGAGTCCTTTTTTCTTTTCAtggattttttctttttctcaggccTCCCCTAACTAGCTATGCGGATGGTGGTTTGACAATGAGTTAGACACGAAAACGGATCAAGTTCAGCCAGCAAAGACTTTTCCAAACCGAATCCGCCACGGATAGGTCTCCCGATGCGGCACATCGACAGATTGATGATGGGGACATGAGTTGGGATGACATTCCGAAGCATACCGGATCATCAAGAGGATGCAGACGGCAATGGCGACGCAGTGGAGCTGCAGAGATTCGCGGTGCGTCATTGTTTGAATCACACAAAATTGTTTGAATCACACATATGGTTCACAACTTTATTATAGAAAACCGGAGAGTGAAAAGCGGAAAAAGCCTCCGCTATCATAGCCTTTGCCAATGAATTGGCCATACCTCGAAATGACTACTTTATTCGACTTAAAGACCAGCTTGATTCCATCTTGACACAAGAGGACACAAGAGGGATCCACTGATGAGATTCTTCTTTattgaggggacatgctgcacgttcttgaGCCACACGATCTTTCTAGAAGTGAACTTCAGATTGATCAAACCAACACCAAGAACAGTAGCATGCTAGCTGTTCCCCATCATGACAGTTGAACCTCGTGCGACCTGGTAAGATGAAAACATGAATATATCATTACAAACATGAATATTGGCACCTATATCTATCCACCAATCATTAGATTGACATACAGAAAATGTACTAAGTaataaattaccatacccagatcaGCTAGAATCACCAAAAGTCACGTTGACATATTTCTGCCCCGGCTGATTCTTCTTGCCCTTGCGGTTCTTGCACTTCTTAGCAAAGTGCCCAGTCTCTTCGCAAATGAAGCACACAACCTCATCCAtattcatcttcttcttgaattgAGTAGTCTGATTAGCCCTTTTGCTTGTTCTTTCTAGCctgctgatgtagactaggctcgatcttccgaaaggtatgatagtgtcgattggtagagactcgacgttcacgatctaggcttcgaaccaagactgattcggacccccgcaatcgttacaccactactccgttggttatcaaccacgcgaacgcgattgacctcgccgagaaggctttcctgcaagcgaatcgagaacacaagcaagaacgggatgaacgcaatctgaaattacaaataaatatgaggcttatgataacgagaaggagttcaagtctttattcgaaaggactaatcgccataggcgaacaagatcaagaactggggccctggttcacagcaagcagccttagcggcacagttgcagcaaaacgatgtctgtttcacgaggaaatcaagaactaaacaaaacccaaaccctaaggagagcgacgactgctatttatagagtcttgggtgtcaccccctggacgcgccccctaatgggcccaaacacgatacacggtccaatggaccaaaagacggtgtcgcagcaccctggtagattctggacgctgagttgtttcgacgatttctattgattccgaaggtcttttgacgtaaaaccacttgaattggcttccttatcaaattagctttccaaccatatcttgatcatcgaaaatagagtctggatacgtcctgggtgaccagtttaaggcagactagtcctagaggccgaagcagactcgaacttgtgttgctttgggcctccacctcggggactcgaaccgaattagccccgggcctccttcttgacttggacacccttgctggcctccaaCCTCTCctaaccatgtgccaaacatggttgtaagcatgggtgtcatgtcctcatcatcctccccttctcgacgaaaagccgtcctcgatgtcgattttgtttgaagtcgatcctgcacaacatgaggacaaacgaggtttccaaaataatggaagtggacaatgttgtgagaaagaatatgaccacatgtctaggTTTTTAGCATGTCTTATCCTATAGatatgtagtctgctcgattgaaatacacacgatctttgccaatactatcctgcaaaaaattagtactaacaagaaatatatgctccatttctttggattccacttgtgttcgaaaagcaaaactagaggaatatggcataacaatagTGTTAAtttttactgtcctctagttgatcattattttgcacaacaaaaggagaattcagatttgtacaaatgtaaactcgttgtatcaaatattgtccttggttgttatatttgccaaaaacatgatatgtatgtctagagaaccatgacaaatcagcatatgcataaagtttctcctctaaagaactaagattatacggaacatcaaatttaatgtaacccaaagtatttaaagaagacaacaatttcagctcattaacttcactagcattatgaataacaagtctattttcagcacaagtgctcgattttagcacacatatagcatgatcattcttcaatgattacatgggaataacataaatatcatcatgcaagtcatcttcgtcataaaaaacatcaagcaaatcatcttgtgacaaaggtaaatcaagcgaatgctccactaaaatttgctctatcatagcatgattggtggaaaaattcagcacatcaagagaactctcaccttctgtgagtttagcatcataggcattacctttgctcttatGTTCagtaggggtaatagttgatggttctgaattttcacatgaggctgtgagcttctcattttctgtcacgtcatcctcgctcttttctacattgtcctgcaaaaggttaagcatagcaggaggaataacaacagactcttcctctaaatggtgcacctcatcatatgaagtcaaaacaggaggtggattaataaaggtttctcgcataagaagtttcatatcattccaagtttgaggcttatcaaaaggatctaaagactcccaccaaaataaagcagaatgtcgtaaaaTACTAAttgtattttttaccttcctccttggacgcataaagcgagtagcaaatatgttatcgatagcaattttccactccatgtactcatcaacacctataccatcataagtcggtggatatgaacaacatgttattgttagaagacagcaaaagacaacataaAAGTATTAttcctaccaactacttaggttatggacaagaaaaaataaagcactcaactctcaagcgtcttaccacggtcttataagtgttcttactaaagcaacaggcggtgcaatcggtcggtgactgtgataccgttgtagcttgagtgtaacagttacaAGGTGaacatgtacttggttagaagaaagtggagcttggacatgcacaatatagtagcaaggaataacaaaattcgtaactgaatagcaaagctgaataaatatcccaagtacttgtcttagttgctgacctactcacgttccaagtactagatgtatcaaataatgtgaacagcaagaatatgattaggaacaaggtagaaatcagcacacacaaacacagctcaaatatcgttctctatgtgctcctctagatattgttcctcttttgcccatcTCTTTTTTCTATGTCgatgtttttttgagaaatttcgactttttctttttctttttttgtattttttcttcacttaggagcacaaaataagtaaccacagaaaatatgagcttaaacaagtgaaagacgtggcctatgaaattttcagaagacgtgctaaaaatcgataaaaaccttgtgaccacgaaaagatgatcttgtgaccactttttgaccaaaataaaaatctccgaccccaGCAAAGCTGGGGATGGACAGATCTCAAAAAAattttctaatcgattttgatatatggaacgtcgaaattcgagttcgtatgcgaaaactagactagttttacgaacgcactccaaattagaggacaaaacatgaacaatgtgcgcaaaattggtcacgacagcaatgatttgatggaaacagtgaaaaCAAGTGTAGAAAATTAGATAGCGTGGACTagagtttgatggatacaaaggaaactcaacaagacttggagatgttcatggataatgatgaaaaacaaaggggaaaacataaactggactaaaaacgatctaaaaccagcaaccagaacttgacctaggttacaaactcaacaacacgaaacagaaacgaaattgcacggcacaatgaggctataggacagggaatatgtgacgatgtatattttttggctttttgtgaactataggtaatgcaaaaacagtaacaatctaaagggaaaaacaaagttatacctaacgggcaacaaggttctgataccacttgatgtagactaggcccaatcttccgaaaggtacgatagtgttgattggtggagactcgacgttcccgatctaggcttcgaaccaagactgattcggacccccacaaccgttacaccactgctccgttggttatcaaccactcgaacgcgattgacctcgccgagaaggctttcctacaagcgaatcgagaacacaagtaagaacgggatgaacgcaatctaaaattacaaataaatatgaggcttatgataacgagaaggagttcaagtctttattcgaaaggactaatcgccacaggcgaataagatcaagaactggggccctggttcacagcaagcagccttggcggcacagttgtagcaaaacgatgtctatttcacgagaaaatcaagaactaaacaaaacccaaaccctaaggagagtgacgactgttatttatagagtcttgggcgtcacccccctggacgctccctctaatgggcccaaacacgatacacggtccaacggaccaaaagacggtgtcgcagcaccctggtagattctggacgctgagttgtttcgacgattcctattgatt
The Miscanthus floridulus cultivar M001 unplaced genomic scaffold, ASM1932011v1 fs_527_1, whole genome shotgun sequence DNA segment above includes these coding regions:
- the LOC136532122 gene encoding probable purine permease 11 — protein: MGDAGEIQLQIAGIRGQEAGGDDHGQRAENGGACPATEAPRPPLSKRLAWWAVVLINIVFILGGQGVATLLGRIYYDQGGNSLWMQTVVQSCGTPLAIPLLLYFRFRTRPSSSVAAAANRPPLVKIAAIYAGLGVLLAGDNLMYSYGLLYLPMSTYSIICASQVSFNAVFAYFLNKEKFRALVLNSVVLLTFSAALVGVNHGSDETGSSIPKGKFPAGFALTLSASALFSLILSLTQLTFDEVLKSDTLRTVLEMQFWSNTAAACVSVAGLFASGEWRTIAGEMEAYKKGELAYAMTLAWTAVSWQLCTMGLMGLVAAVSSLFTNVISSVGTPLSPVIAVIFLGDRIDGVKLMAMLIGVWGLLSYVYQHYLDDRAKAKKIAEKSDEQNQAAKISAE